One Helianthus annuus cultivar XRQ/B chromosome 12, HanXRQr2.0-SUNRISE, whole genome shotgun sequence genomic region harbors:
- the LOC110909876 gene encoding TORTIFOLIA1-like protein 4, which produces MSLSKRVSLPPQSPSQPQQDLKHRVITCLNKLSDRDTLSVATTELESIAVTLTHDSFAPFLTYLSNTSSSDKSPVRRQCVRILGFLSVTHGDALSPHVTKMLSAVVRRLRDPDSAVRSACVGAVTSIASEITTPSFSSLSKPLVEAVLTEQDHNSQIGSALCLSAAIEAAPDPEPVHLQKLLPRVLKLIKSDSFKAKPALLSVIGSIAGAGASGLNRNLLNSLVQCLVEFLSCEDWAARKAAVEALGRLAVTEKENLTGFRSSCIASLENKRFDKVKVVRESMNQTLELWKEIPDEVPVSPQLNGNSSSKVPATILETSPKERISKHSPIQRSSPTTTPSRSPPKSNYKKPSASIARKTDFDQKTATQVSSPVPKPESDTLDIDKSVILETEKRVTSNKTRFGSRVVPFIDECETDRDMKGNPIECAYENQKEVEDLSRIQKQLVQIENQQSNLLNLLQKFIGSSRSGMNSLETRVNGLEKTLDEISYDFAVSTGRVSRPDSCCMGTEFLSPKYWRRAEGSFPSLRSPFRGGNQSPIDTCLPRSGFENQGRGVETLSSARKKKAVQGQIRNFDRFDGGFLANCIQQRM; this is translated from the exons ATGTCTCTTTCAAAACGCGTCTCCTTACCTCCACAATCACCATCACAACCACAACAAGATCTCAAACACCGTGTAATCACCTGCCTCAACAAACTCTCCGATCGCGACACACTCTCCGTCGCCACGACGGAGCTGGAGTCCATCGCAGTCACTCTCACTCACGACTCATTTGCTCCGTTCCTCACCTACCTCTCCAATACGTCGTCGTCTGACAAATCTCCGGTACGGCGGCAATGTGTGCGTATCCTAGGGTTTCTATCGGTAACTCACGGTGACGCTCTGTCACCTCACGTGACTAAAATGCTCTCCGCCGTCGTACGCCGGTTGCGAGATCCTGATTCCGCCGTTAGGTCTGCGTGTGTTGGTGCCGTGACGTCAATCGCGTCGGAAATCACTACGCCGTCGTTTTCGTCGTTGTCGAAGCCGTTAGTTGAAGCTGTGTTGACGGAGCAGGATCATAACTCGCAGATCGGATCGGCGTTGTGTTTATCGGCGGCGATTGAGGCGGCACCGGATCCTGAACCGGTGCATTTGCAGAAGCTGTTGCCTCGGGTTTTGAAATTGATAAAATCGGATAGTTTTAAAGCGAAACCGGCGTTGTTGTCTGTTATTGGAAGCATTGCTGGTGCTGGTGCCTCCGGTTTGAACCGGAATTTGTTGAATTCATTGGTTCAGTGTTTGGTTGAGTTTCTGAGTTGTGAAGATTGGGCGGCGAGGAAGGCAGCTGTTGAGGCGTTGGGAAGGTTAGCAGTTACGGAGAAGGAGAACTTGACTGGTTTCAGGTCTTCTTGTATTGCTTCTCTAGAAAATAAGAGATTTGATAAG GTGAAAGTAGTTCGTGAATCAATGAATCAGACATTGGAATTGTGGAAGGAGATTCCAGATGAGGTTCCTGTTTCACCTCAATTGAATGGCAATTCATCTTCTAAAG TCCCTGCTACCATATTGGAAACTTCACCAAAGGAAAGAATTAGCAAGCATTCGCCAATTCAACGTTCATCTCCAACTACAACACCAAGTAGAAGTCCTCCAAAAAGTAATTACAAGAAACCGAGCGCTTCAATTGCTAGAAAGACGGATTTTGACCAAAAAACCGCTACACAAGTGAGCTCACCTGTACCGAAGCCTGAATCCGATACATTGGATATTGATAAAAGCGTCATTTTAGAAACAGAAAAAAGAGTAACTTCTAACAAAACAAGATTCGGTTCTCGTGTGGTTCCGTTTATTGATGAATGTGAAACCGATAGAGACATGAAGGGCAATCCAATCGAATGCGCTTACGAAAATCAAAAAGAGGTTGAAGATTTATCGCGGATTCAAAAACAGCTTGTTCAGATTGAAAATCAACAGTCGAATCTCTTGAATCTTTTACAG AAATTTATCGGGAGTTCACGTAGCGGAATGAATTCTTTGGAGACGCGAGTAAATGGTCTAGAAAAGACACTGGACGAGATATCATATGATTTCGCAGTATCAACCGGGAGAGTTTCTAGACCTGATTCTTGTTGTATGGGTACCGAGTTTTTGAGTCCAAAATATTGGCGGAGGGCAGAAGGGTCATTTCCTAGTTTAAGATCGCCTTTTCGTGGAGGTAACCAATCACCCATTGACACGTGTTTGCCAAGAAGCGGGTTTGAAAATCAAGGGAGAGGCGTTGAGACATTATCCAGTGCTCGGAAGAAGAAAGCCGTACAAGGGCAGATTCGTAATTTTGATAGATTTGATGGGGGCTTTTTGGCCAATTGCATACAACAGAGAATGTAA